Proteins encoded by one window of Psychrobacillus sp. FSL K6-2836:
- a CDS encoding YhcN/YlaJ family sporulation lipoprotein: protein MISTIKKLKVGLLILMVIGLCSGCNGNQDQFADANEDLKVSEVNISKPISQSVANQAKENTITEEETSDVKAVNTDKELLVAIKVKQFDRFQLKKIEKNVKTDLEKMYPDYKILVSTDQKMYFELDKLEQKLQKNNLSMKKLEKDIKKIKSLMKEQS from the coding sequence ATGATATCCACAATAAAAAAATTGAAAGTTGGTCTTTTAATATTAATGGTTATCGGATTATGCTCAGGTTGTAATGGAAATCAGGATCAATTTGCTGATGCCAATGAGGATTTGAAAGTTTCAGAGGTGAATATAAGTAAGCCAATCAGTCAATCCGTTGCCAATCAAGCAAAAGAAAACACCATTACTGAAGAAGAAACTTCGGATGTGAAGGCTGTGAATACTGATAAAGAGCTATTAGTAGCCATAAAAGTGAAACAATTTGATCGTTTTCAATTAAAAAAAATTGAAAAGAACGTAAAAACTGATTTGGAAAAAATGTATCCAGATTACAAAATCTTGGTTTCGACCGATCAAAAAATGTATTTTGAACTTGACAAACTGGAACAAAAACTCCAAAAGAATAACTTGAGTATGAAGAAGTTAGAAAAAGATATTAAAAAAATCAAAAGTCTCATGAAAGAACAATCGTAG
- a CDS encoding phospholipase D-like domain-containing protein gives MEWIFFLYLLNTFFILFIAIWEVRRPAKALNWIVIVLVLPFIGFLLYLSISNPKLIHRKRLTSSHNESDKLPDTYSDSASIIADALRYFTVGGLRVGKVQVLNNGIAKYEQLIESLQKAQKTIELEYYIYRNDQIGNRITELLIEKAVNGVRVRFIRDGWGSKKFPRQKILQMVEAGIECRTIFPLHFPWILSNWNYRDHCKIVTVDGKKAFTGGMNVGYEYTGLNPDVGFWRDTHLQITGEASVDLQTVFDVHWNIAVPERIKSKTNLKTKSEVTKINPIGRVDLSRWSAELGSELSTIEGKEMDIYPKTGTLQKAYIHTLEGNPGIPTPVIRQAYFICITQATKTIDITTPYFVPETDIIMALKTAVARGVHVRLLVPRHIDQKSVGFASRTYYGELIEAGVQIYQYNKGMLHAKLMIIDEEIAEVGAANYDMRSFRLNYEVCQVVYSADVARELTEQFERDLTDSVPLRIEDLLQRSLTERIVEQGARLLSPLL, from the coding sequence TTGGAGTGGATTTTTTTTCTATACCTGTTAAATACGTTCTTTATCTTATTCATAGCAATTTGGGAAGTTCGTCGGCCAGCCAAAGCTTTGAATTGGATAGTAATCGTCCTTGTTTTGCCTTTCATTGGTTTCTTACTATATCTTAGCATATCAAATCCCAAGCTTATTCATCGTAAAAGATTGACCTCTTCTCATAATGAGTCTGATAAGTTACCTGATACATATAGTGATTCAGCATCGATAATCGCCGATGCTTTAAGGTATTTTACTGTAGGCGGGCTTCGAGTCGGCAAAGTCCAAGTATTAAACAATGGAATAGCAAAATATGAACAACTCATCGAATCCCTACAAAAAGCCCAAAAAACCATTGAACTGGAATATTACATCTATCGGAATGACCAAATAGGTAATCGCATCACAGAACTGCTGATCGAAAAAGCAGTAAACGGAGTGCGGGTTCGTTTTATTAGAGATGGTTGGGGGAGTAAAAAATTTCCGCGTCAAAAAATCCTTCAGATGGTGGAAGCAGGGATAGAATGCCGGACAATATTTCCTTTACACTTTCCCTGGATTTTATCCAATTGGAATTATCGGGATCATTGTAAGATTGTCACGGTCGACGGAAAGAAAGCTTTTACTGGTGGCATGAACGTAGGATATGAATATACAGGATTGAATCCTGACGTTGGCTTCTGGCGGGATACTCATTTACAAATAACAGGAGAAGCATCAGTCGATTTGCAGACTGTCTTTGACGTTCATTGGAATATTGCTGTGCCGGAACGGATAAAATCGAAAACAAATCTGAAAACAAAATCTGAGGTAACGAAAATCAATCCAATCGGAAGAGTAGATCTTTCCAGATGGTCAGCCGAATTGGGGTCAGAGTTGAGCACCATAGAAGGTAAAGAGATGGACATATACCCAAAGACAGGGACATTGCAAAAAGCGTACATCCATACGTTGGAAGGAAACCCTGGAATTCCTACCCCAGTTATTCGTCAAGCTTACTTTATATGTATAACACAGGCGACCAAGACTATTGATATAACAACACCCTACTTTGTACCAGAAACAGATATTATCATGGCATTAAAGACAGCTGTGGCTCGTGGTGTGCACGTAAGATTGCTGGTTCCTCGCCACATTGATCAAAAAAGCGTGGGCTTTGCAAGTCGTACCTATTACGGGGAACTTATAGAAGCTGGGGTCCAAATCTACCAGTACAATAAAGGAATGTTACATGCGAAACTGATGATCATTGATGAGGAAATTGCAGAAGTAGGCGCAGCAAACTATGATATGAGAAGTTTTCGCCTGAATTATGAGGTGTGTCAAGTCGTGTACAGTGCTGATGT
- a CDS encoding DUF1657 domain-containing protein, with protein MTVASNVKQCLAGLKGIEVSLSNLAERTQDNESKQILHETMMVVSEIVTDVKKRVGELEREEFQYKGF; from the coding sequence ATGACGGTAGCATCGAATGTAAAACAGTGTCTTGCCGGTCTTAAAGGCATAGAAGTCAGTTTATCTAATTTAGCAGAACGTACACAAGATAACGAATCAAAACAAATTTTACATGAAACGATGATGGTAGTGAGTGAAATAGTGACGGACGTGAAAAAAAGGGTTGGAGAATTGGAAAGAGAAGAATTCCAATATAAAGGATTTTAA
- a CDS encoding transposase yields MCNPKITNPNYITEQTSLPLAIQEETCVSKKRNYAPTFIPYNNQQGISLFDIQDLIPGNHVSRVIDEMIESIDDEVFFSHYKGGGRSSFHPKMMTKVILYGYSKKVYSSWGIENLLSENIPVKWLAAGQEPDHRTINRFRSEQFINMIDSLFEEMILLLIEQNYITMENYFFDGTKIEADANKYSIVWKKATKNFEGKLKEKIQETIQHIQEIAESELIQSTIKEVKEDVTPEQLEIIAQELEEQVFTLTNEVEAEEDVAARKEIRSQRSVLKKPLKLIRENFLPRLNKYKQQYEVFGDRNSFSKTDYDATFMRMKDDHMKIGQLKAAYNVQMATENKFILFYFTPCINVLRIHAALFHTWRN; encoded by the coding sequence ATGTGCAATCCAAAGATTACTAATCCAAATTATATCACTGAACAAACTTCACTTCCACTGGCAATTCAGGAGGAAACTTGCGTTTCTAAAAAAAGAAATTACGCACCTACTTTTATTCCATATAATAACCAACAAGGAATATCCCTTTTTGATATACAAGATTTGATCCCTGGCAACCATGTATCACGCGTGATTGATGAAATGATTGAGTCTATTGATGACGAAGTTTTCTTTTCTCATTATAAAGGTGGTGGGAGAAGCTCATTCCATCCGAAGATGATGACAAAAGTGATTCTGTACGGTTATTCTAAAAAGGTTTATTCCTCATGGGGTATTGAAAATTTACTCAGCGAAAATATTCCCGTAAAATGGCTCGCAGCTGGACAAGAACCCGATCATCGTACAATCAATCGCTTCCGTTCAGAGCAATTTATAAACATGATAGATTCACTATTTGAAGAAATGATTCTGCTACTTATCGAGCAAAACTATATTACCATGGAAAACTACTTTTTTGATGGGACAAAAATTGAAGCCGATGCCAATAAGTATTCTATTGTGTGGAAAAAAGCAACGAAGAATTTCGAGGGAAAGCTAAAAGAAAAAATACAAGAAACGATTCAACATATTCAAGAAATAGCGGAATCCGAGTTGATTCAATCTACTATTAAGGAAGTCAAAGAAGACGTAACCCCAGAACAATTAGAAATCATTGCGCAGGAATTGGAAGAACAGGTATTCACTTTAACAAATGAAGTTGAAGCAGAAGAAGATGTCGCGGCACGTAAAGAAATCCGTTCGCAACGAAGTGTGCTAAAGAAACCATTAAAATTGATTCGAGAAAACTTCTTACCTCGCCTGAATAAATATAAACAACAATACGAAGTCTTCGGTGACCGCAATAGCTTTTCGAAAACAGATTATGACGCGACGTTTATGCGAATGAAAGATGATCATATGAAAATCGGACAATTAAAAGCGGCTTATAATGTTCAAATGGCAACAGAAAATAAATTCATTTTATTTTACTTTACTCCATGCATCAACGTCCTACGGATACACGCTGCTTTATTCCACACTTGGAGAAATTAG
- a CDS encoding IS110 family transposase: protein MHSKVNNKINQVTENTLVVGMDIAKRVHYACFVDERGRVIEKAFAVHQSKEGFEILYEKIRQTMLETQKTEVIVGIEPTGHYWMNLAYFLDQYGIPLVMVNPMHVKRSKELDDNLQTKNDKKDALVIARLMKDGRFSYPRLLKEIEAELRIGSTLRSKLTEDLASIKNRIRRWLDRYFPEFTQVFSTFGKMALVALEKTPMPQELQGKTAEELVFLYRQVGGMKAPQLPKAKLLIEAATNSIGLTEGAQMAKHEIATLLRQYRLLETEIEEVNNQLAEMAKTTNEYDLLASVPGLGDATIVDLLSEVGSFSLYENPRQLIKLAGLTLRENSSGQHKGQKHISKRGRKKLRYILFKVIVPLIRHNQAFKHLHEYYTTRKQNPLRGKQSMVVLCGKLLKVLHGICKKKVYFNEQAMMKDLYCLGEAA, encoded by the coding sequence ATGCATTCTAAAGTGAATAACAAAATTAATCAAGTGACTGAAAATACACTCGTCGTTGGCATGGACATTGCGAAGCGTGTGCATTACGCCTGTTTCGTCGATGAAAGAGGACGCGTGATAGAAAAGGCCTTTGCGGTACATCAATCAAAAGAAGGATTCGAAATTTTGTATGAAAAGATTCGACAAACGATGCTGGAAACACAGAAAACGGAAGTCATCGTCGGCATCGAACCTACAGGTCACTACTGGATGAACTTAGCTTATTTTTTAGATCAATACGGCATTCCACTCGTTATGGTAAATCCAATGCACGTCAAACGTTCGAAAGAACTGGATGATAATTTACAGACGAAGAATGATAAAAAAGATGCGTTAGTCATCGCTCGTTTAATGAAAGACGGTCGCTTTAGCTACCCTCGTTTATTAAAGGAGATAGAAGCTGAACTGCGCATCGGATCTACCTTACGTTCCAAGTTAACAGAGGATTTAGCTAGTATTAAAAATCGAATCAGACGTTGGCTCGATCGCTATTTCCCTGAATTTACTCAAGTCTTTTCTACTTTCGGAAAGATGGCACTTGTAGCACTAGAAAAAACACCAATGCCTCAGGAACTTCAAGGGAAAACAGCGGAAGAACTTGTCTTTCTCTACCGTCAGGTAGGGGGTATGAAAGCTCCACAGTTACCGAAAGCCAAACTACTGATTGAAGCTGCGACTAACTCAATCGGATTGACTGAAGGAGCACAGATGGCCAAACATGAAATTGCCACACTCCTACGTCAATATCGTTTATTAGAAACGGAAATTGAAGAAGTAAATAATCAATTAGCTGAAATGGCTAAAACAACGAATGAATATGACCTGCTCGCATCTGTTCCAGGTCTAGGAGATGCGACGATTGTAGACTTACTTTCAGAAGTAGGAAGCTTTTCACTTTATGAGAATCCACGCCAACTCATCAAACTAGCGGGATTAACATTACGTGAAAACTCTTCTGGACAACATAAGGGACAAAAACATATCTCCAAACGAGGAAGAAAGAAACTTAGATATATTCTTTTCAAAGTAATTGTTCCACTTATTCGTCACAACCAAGCGTTTAAACACTTACATGAATACTACACAACACGGAAACAAAATCCCTTACGGGGCAAGCAATCGATGGTAGTACTCTGTGGTAAATTACTAAAGGTATTACATGGAATTTGTAAAAAGAAAGTTTATTTTAACGAGCAAGCTATGATGAAAGATCTTTACTGTCTCGGAGAGGCAGCGTAA
- the spoVAC gene encoding stage V sporulation protein AC, whose amino-acid sequence MSNNKKKQLTPVQQEYQDLQKQREIKRPVVRNCIKAFLIGGLICLIGQLIQTFYIYYFDFTDQTAANPTVGTLIFIAMLLTGFGVYDRIAQFGGAGSAVPVTGFGNAIISAAIEHRTEGFVLGVGGNMFKLAGSVIVFGVFSAFVIALIKTILIQWGGL is encoded by the coding sequence ATGTCGAATAATAAAAAGAAACAATTAACACCAGTGCAACAGGAATACCAAGATCTTCAAAAGCAACGAGAGATAAAAAGACCAGTAGTTCGAAATTGTATAAAGGCGTTTTTAATTGGTGGACTTATTTGTCTTATTGGACAGCTAATTCAAACATTCTATATTTATTATTTTGATTTTACAGATCAAACGGCAGCAAATCCAACGGTGGGAACTTTAATTTTTATCGCTATGCTTCTTACAGGATTTGGGGTTTATGATAGAATTGCACAATTCGGAGGAGCGGGGTCGGCTGTTCCGGTGACTGGATTCGGAAACGCCATTATATCTGCAGCTATTGAACATCGAACAGAAGGATTTGTGTTAGGTGTGGGTGGTAATATGTTTAAACTTGCCGGTTCCGTGATTGTATTTGGCGTATTTTCAGCATTTGTCATTGCCTTGATTAAAACAATTTTAATACAGTGGGGTGGATTGTAA